The nucleotide sequence CGGCATAAACTGAGCGATGCCACCAAACTTGTTGATGTCACGGTGATGGACCCGGTCGTAGAGAACTCCGACCATAAAGAACATCCCGGTGGAGGAAATCCCGTGGGCAATCATCTGGAACATCGCCGCATTGATTCCCATTTCCCAGTACGAACGCCCCAGCGTCCGACCGTCGACGATCTTCCAGACCGCGATTCCAATCAGGACATAGCCCATGTGACTGACCGAACTGTAAGCGACGAGCCGCTTGAAGTCGGTTTGAGCCATCGCTGCAAACGCACCGTAAATGATGCTGAAGACGCCCAGCCCGACGAGAAAATACGCGGCATACTGTGCACCATACGGAGCCAGCGGGAACGCGATGCGGATGATTCCGTAGCCCCCCATCTTGAGCAGCACCCCTGCCAGTATCATGGAGATTGGCGTGGGGGCTTCGACGTGGGCATCGGGCAACCAGGTGTGGAAGGGGAACGCGGGCAGCTTAATCGCGAACCCGATGAACAGCATGATGAAGGCGGCGATCTGCATCGTCGTCCCGTATACGGGGGCCTTACCATCACTGGTTCCCGCGGCGATACGAGCCATTTCCAGCAGGTCGAATGTGCGGTCACTGTTGAAGTAGAACATCAACATGGCGATCAGCATCAGCACAGAGCCGGCCAGCGTGTAGAGGAAAAATTTGATGGCCGCATATTCGCGCCGAGGTCCACCCCAGATCCCGATCAGGAAATACATCGGCAGCAGCATGACTTCCCAGAAGACGTAAAACAGCAGGAAGTCGAGTGCAGTGAAGACGCCCATCATGCCGGTTTCCAGTAACAGGAACAGCATCAGGTAGCCTTTGAAGTTCTTCTCAATGCTCCAGGAAGCCAGCATTGACAGCAGACAGACAAAGCCCGACAGCACAATCAGCGGCAAGCTGATTCCGTCGACTCCCAAAGTAAAATTTGCGTTCCAGTTGGGGATCCAGGGAACCGAAATCCGGCACTGCATTCCCGACTGGGATGGATCGAACTGCGCCCACAACTGCAGGGTCAATGCGAACGTGAGCGCCGTTCCCAGCACTCCCCAGTATCGCATCGCCTCCTTGGCTTTCGCGTCAAAGCACAGCAGCGGGATCGCCCAGACGGCTGGCAAGAAGACGATACAGGTCAGGATTGTTTCCGAACTCATGATGAATTTCATTCCCTCATTCGTGCATCAACCATTCAGATGGCAGGCAGAATCCAAGATTACTTCGGAATTGTCGTGTACAGGGCACCAAACAAAACGATGACGCCAACTGCGATCCACATCACATACTGCCGCAGGTGACCGGTCTGAACGGCCTTCAGCGATGATCCGACTGTGTATGTCATGCTTCCGACCAGATTGACCAGACCATCGATGAACGTCTCATCGAACTTGCGGTCAAGTTTGGACACCATCACTGTCAGGCCCGCAGCTCCGTGCAGAATGGAGTCAAGCACCTTCCGGTCAAAGTTCACGCACCACTTGGCGACCACATGAACGGGGGCAACAAACATCACATCGTACAGCGTGTCGAATCGCCATTTGTCGACCAGGAAGTCATAGACCGAAGAAAACTGCTTGCGAACCTGATCCGGATCAACCGACTTTTTCACGTACAGCAGGTAAGCGAGGCCCATACCGACGAAGGCGGCGACCAAAGCGAGGAACCCCGCCATTGCATGAACGTGGTGGACGTCACTGTCATGCCCGTGATGGCTGGGCAGCGTGACTTGTGATGCCCCTGCGGAGACAACGCGACTTGCGGCCGGGACGGTCTCGCTGTCGGTGATCAACCGATACAGCGGTCCACTCTCGCCTGGCCAGGCACACGCGGCTGCAAGGACTGCCAGGACAATCAGCGGAACGGTCATGATTCGCGGATTCTCGTGGCAGTGCTCATAAACATGAGCATCACGAGGTTCGCCCGCAAACGTCATGAACCAGAGACGGAACATGTAAAAAGACGTGATTCCTGC is from Schlesneria sp. DSM 10557 and encodes:
- a CDS encoding NuoM family protein; the encoded protein is MSSETILTCIVFLPAVWAIPLLCFDAKAKEAMRYWGVLGTALTFALTLQLWAQFDPSQSGMQCRISVPWIPNWNANFTLGVDGISLPLIVLSGFVCLLSMLASWSIEKNFKGYLMLFLLLETGMMGVFTALDFLLFYVFWEVMLLPMYFLIGIWGGPRREYAAIKFFLYTLAGSVLMLIAMLMFYFNSDRTFDLLEMARIAAGTSDGKAPVYGTTMQIAAFIMLFIGFAIKLPAFPFHTWLPDAHVEAPTPISMILAGVLLKMGGYGIIRIAFPLAPYGAQYAAYFLVGLGVFSIIYGAFAAMAQTDFKRLVAYSSVSHMGYVLIGIAVWKIVDGRTLGRSYWEMGINAAMFQMIAHGISSTGMFFMVGVLYDRVHHRDINKFGGIAQFMPHYSGLAAVIFFAGLGLPGLCGFVGEVFSVLACWNFSPLLAIISASGVILTAGYILWTLQRVYLGPEYKGPHPEALVEMNPRELAIGYTLVATAILFGVLPQLLFNPMQASVQVLTESLASSYEALYGAVTAMQTSQWK